Proteins from a single region of Punica granatum isolate Tunisia-2019 chromosome 8, ASM765513v2, whole genome shotgun sequence:
- the LOC116189625 gene encoding serine/threonine-protein kinase 10-like, whose protein sequence is MASSMRATVGLLLRDIVSSQADMEKLEKKSLEELDQMVYQEMMKALQFGRSQSQALASLRNKAGRLSQDLVLASENKERVQRHLLEECKSRRREREELQKSTLELEAEKDCFIRETRALRDQNRLLQAELRAKELGVKRLPESNLNIEEELIRGLDSRRMLTSEQSGG, encoded by the exons ATGGCATCGAGCATGAG GGCCACTGTGGGACTTTTGCTTCGCGACATCGTGTCTTCACAGGCAGACATGGAGAAGCTGGAGAAGAAGAGCCTAGAGGAACTTGATCAGATGGTCTATCAGGAGATGATGAAG GCATTGCAATTTGGTAGATCCCAGAGTCAAGCCTTAGCTTCTCTTAGAAACAAGGCGGGCAGACTCAGTCAGGATTTGGTATTAGCTTCAGAGAACAAGGAGAGAGTTCAACGTCACCTGCTTGAGGAGTGCAAGTCCCGCCGGAGAGAAAGGGAGGAGCTCCAAAAAAGCACTCTGGAGTTGGAGGCGGAGAAGGACTGCTTCATCCGAGAGACTAGGGCATTGAGAGACCAAAATAGGTTGCTTCAGGCGGAGCTCCGTGCTAAGGAGTTAGGTGTGAAGAGGTTGCCTGAATCTAATCTCAACATTGAGGAGGAGCTTATAAGAGGACTCGATTCGAGGAGGATGCTGACGAGCGAGCAGTCTGGAGGATGA
- the LOC116188465 gene encoding pentatricopeptide repeat-containing protein At4g02820, mitochondrial, with protein MLRRYTRPAVSAAARPFSAAPAADGVASTSAGQKRSGGNTLGKQLLSLVYAKRSAIVTIRQWKEKGNQVRKYELNRIVRELRKLRRYKHALEICEWMTLEQDIKLLPGDYAVHLDLIAKVRGLNSAEKFFEDMPAEMRGQLTCSALLHCYAQNKLSEKAEALVEKMKECDMLKDPLPFNHMLSLYIACGQLEKVPSAIEELKKNTKPDAVTYNLWLTVCSTNNDVETAEKVFLELKKARVIPDWVTYSILTNLYVKKGLSEKAGTTLKEMEKRISRKTRVAYSSLISLYTNMGDKDGARRIWRKMKSCFRKMNDAEYTCMISSLVKLGEIEEAEKFYTEWESGSNTGDPRVANLLIAAYINNNQIEKAETFCDRAIQKGVDPCYTTWELFTWGSLKGDHMDKALEYLKKAIASVKEWKFDKKLIGKMLEKFEEQGNVEGVEELLAVIRKAGKLNAEVYNALLRTYAKAGKMPLIIAERMEKDGVHLNEETHELIKKTSNMCVSEASCRFS; from the exons ATGCTCCGACGCTACACTCGCCCCGCCGTCTCCGCGGCCGCCCGCCCCTTCTCGGCCGCGCCAGCGGCGGATGGGGTGGCCTCTACCTCTGCCG GCCAAAAACGCAGTGGCGGGAACACTCTCGGGAAGCAGCTCCTGAGCCTGGTGTACGCGAAGCGCAGCGCCATCGTCACTATCCGGCAGTGGAAGGAGAAAGGGAACCAGGTGCGGAAGTACGAGCTCAACCGAATCGTTAGGGAGCTCCGCAAACTCAGGCGCTACAAGCACGCCCTCGAG ATATGTGAATGGATGACTTTAGAACAAGATATCAAGTTGTTACCTGGTGATTACGCTGTCCACTTGGACTTAATCGCGAAAGTCCGAGGTTTAAACAGCGCAGAGAAGTTCTTTGAAGATATGCCTGCTGAAATGAGAGGCCAACTGACCTGCTCAGCACTTCTCCACTGTTATGCCCAGAACAAACTCTCTGAAAAGGCGGAGGCTTTGGtggagaaaatgaaagaatgcGATATGCTGAAGGATCCTCTTCCCTTCAACCACATGCTCTCGTTGTACATTGCTTGTGGGCAACTCGAGAAGGTTCCTAGTGCAATTGAAGAGCTTAAGAAGAACACCAAACCTGATGCTGTCACTTACAATCTTTGGCTAACGGTTTGCAGCACGAACAATGATGTTGAGACTGCGGAAAAGGTCTTCCTCGAGCTGAAGAAGGCGAGAGTAATTCCCGACTGGGTAACATACAGCATTCTAACCAACCTGTACGTAAAAAAGGGACTGTCCGAGAAGGCAGGTACAACTTTAAAGGAGATGGAGAAGAGGATTTCACGCAAAACTCGAGTTGCTTACTCTTCTCTTATCAGCTTGTACACAAACATGGGAGATAAGGATGGGGCCCGTCGGATATGGAGGAAGATGAAATCATGCTTCAGGAAAATGAATGATGCTGAATATACTTGCATGATATCTTCGCTCGTGAAACTTGGGGAGATTGAAGAAGCTGAGAAGTTTTATACTGAGTGGGAGTCAGGTTCTAATACTGGCGACCCTCGGGTTGCTAACTTACTTATCGCTGCTTACATAAACAATAACCAAATTGAGAAAGCAGAGACCTTTTGTGATCGGGCCATTCAGAAGGGTGTCGATCCATGTTACACTACTTGGGAGCTCTTTACATGGGGCAGTCTAAAAGGTGATCATATGGATAAAGCTTTGGAGTATCTGAAAAAGGCCATTGCAAGTGTTAAAGAGTGGAAATTCGACAAGaaattaattggaaaaatgCTGGAGAAATTTGAGGAGCAAGGTAATGTAGAGGGCGTGGAGGAATTGTTGGCTGTGATCAGGAAAGCCGGGAAGTTGAATGCTGAGGTCTATAATGCGCTTCTCAGAACCTATGCCAAAGCAGGTAAAATGCCACTCATCATCGCTGAGCGGATGGAGAAAGATGGAGTGCACTTGAATGAAGAGACCCATGAGCTTATAAAGAAGACGAGCAATATGTGTGTGAGCGAAGCTTCATGCAGATTTTCTTAA